From the genome of Candidatus Bathyarchaeota archaeon:
TCTTAATCTGTATATTATTTTTAATCTTCTCAAGATTTTCACCTCTATCATGGGCTATCAATCTCAAATGCTCGATTTTGAGAGGGTCCAAGCCTATAAACTTGCATGCTACGATATCTACTGTTAAAATGTCGGAGCCTATGATTACCCTGTTCCCCATATCAACAATATTGAGGTGGGGTCTTACTGTTTGAGCAATGTCTGCCACAACCTTATCGATTCCTAAAGGATGGTAAATGCTATACTTATGTTTCTGTGGAAGGAGACCGAAAAGATTCTTTGAAGCGCACGTAAGAAGTGTAGTGGAATGGGTTCCAGCCCTAGGAATGTTTATCAGTAAATCCGACTCTAAAACTTTCTTTGGCAACTCGATTTCTCTGAGTACATGAGGATTAGGCACTTTTACTTTCATCCACTCATCATTCGAGAGGTCGAGAGCTACCACGTTTCCCCCGAAGTTCTTTACAAGGTTCAGTATTCCTAATCTCCTAAACTGATCCTCAGGATCGTGTACCATGCTGCTGGTTTCGCCTATTATAACCAACCTTACACCGGTGAGCAGGAACCTTACAGCTCCATATAATATTTTTATGGAAGGATGGTATAGGCCACAGATGTTAGGTTTGATTAAGGCGAGCCTCAACTTGCCAAGTTTGAATCCAATACGATTGCATAGTTCAGGAAGTTGCTTAACAGTATCCTCTGAACTGCATACTTCAACGATGGAAGTTGTCAATTCTAACCCTCGACTATCTTTTGTCATTTTGATGTTATGTTTATGTATAGTTGATCCATCTCAGAGATAGTATGGTTTGTAGGTTTAGATAATTCCTTTATCATCGCTATTGTCCCTACCAAGCATTAAATTTATGACGGTAGGGGTTGCCTCTAGAGTTTATTCGAAAAGCCTATTTCTATCGTGGAACAGGTCTAGGTGAAGCTGGTCGTAATGCTAGACTCCAAAATAGCTGCATTGAAGGTTTCACTTATTCTAATAGCTAGTGTCGTAGCCGTTGAGGCTACGGCGGGATTCATTGCAAATAGTCTTGCACTCTTAGGTGATGCTTCACACGCTGCTTTCGATGCGGTGACAACTATGATTCTGCTCTTGACGGCGAGGCTAGGGGCTAAACCACCTGATATAGATCATACTTATGGTCATGGTAAGATAGAGACTCTCGGCGGCATGTTAGGTGGCCTCATGCTTCTTCTGTTAAGTTTCATTCTTGTTTACGAGTCGGCATCTAGGCTTCTCGATGGAAATTTCGTCATCTCTCCTGGACCTTTAGGATTCTCAGCTGTACTTTACACTATGACCGTAGACCTTGCAAGAATAACAGTTCTGAAGAGGGCTGGTTCAAGCATAACTGTGAAGACTGATCTACTTCATGCTTTGTCAGACTTTGGATCAAC
Proteins encoded in this window:
- a CDS encoding DUF362 domain-containing protein, whose protein sequence is MTTSIVEVCSSEDTVKQLPELCNRIGFKLGKLRLALIKPNICGLYHPSIKILYGAVRFLLTGVRLVIIGETSSMVHDPEDQFRRLGILNLVKNFGGNVVALDLSNDEWMKVKVPNPHVLREIELPKKVLESDLLINIPRAGTHSTTLLTCASKNLFGLLPQKHKYSIYHPLGIDKVVADIAQTVRPHLNIVDMGNRVIIGSDILTVDIVACKFIGLDPLKIEHLRLIAHDRGENLEKIKNNIQIKTLKEDLKYSH